A genomic stretch from Acidobacteriota bacterium includes:
- a CDS encoding S41 family peptidase: MKKGLVPLIVAGLVLLSTPSHDEDLWAAAGSKARAVAGLLEQNYYQPLNEEALAVASIKGTLDTLDPHSYFLDPSSFSRMREDYSGKYFGVGLQIQKQGDSIVVIAPIEGGPAWRLGLLPGDVISRINGESTVPISSYDAMQKLRGEKGTKVDITVVRDGVDKPLELTIVREEIPLLSVPYAFLLDGGIGYVYIRNFGEETPRELEEALQKLTAQGMKSLVLDLRLDTGGGLAASVEISDLFLPRGELIVSMKGRNPYFDKEFRAYADGQYEKLPLVILIDQGTASASEIVSGAVMDHDRGLIVGEDSWGKGLVQQLFPLAPNMAVALTVAKYLTPSGRSIQRDYSHLDEYLMSKRAPEASREIRYTEHGRKVLGQGGITPDYAVDSLLKPVTGRLRLSGMFFAYARKLVQHQTDLGRKLMLPQEARAGEPVSAGKIRVGQAFVVTDEVVADFRKYLASRKAQYDAAAFREAEPEIRREIEREVTGAIWGVDAGVKISRESDPVVLKAIEVMPEATRLLDRE; this comes from the coding sequence ATGAAAAAAGGCCTTGTCCCCCTGATCGTGGCGGGGCTCGTCCTGCTTTCGACGCCCTCGCACGACGAGGATCTCTGGGCCGCCGCCGGGAGCAAGGCCCGGGCCGTGGCCGGCCTCCTCGAGCAGAATTATTACCAGCCGCTCAACGAGGAGGCCCTGGCCGTGGCCTCGATCAAGGGGACGCTGGACACGCTCGATCCCCACTCCTACTTCCTCGACCCCTCGAGCTTCTCCCGAATGCGCGAGGACTATTCTGGCAAGTATTTCGGCGTCGGCCTGCAGATCCAGAAGCAGGGCGACAGCATCGTCGTCATCGCCCCGATCGAGGGCGGGCCGGCCTGGCGCCTGGGCCTGCTGCCCGGCGACGTCATCTCGCGCATCAACGGCGAGTCCACGGTGCCGATCTCGAGCTATGACGCCATGCAGAAGCTCCGCGGCGAGAAGGGCACCAAGGTCGACATCACCGTCGTCCGCGACGGAGTCGACAAGCCGCTCGAGCTGACCATCGTCCGAGAGGAGATCCCGCTCCTGAGCGTCCCCTACGCCTTCCTCCTCGACGGGGGCATCGGCTACGTCTACATCAGGAACTTCGGCGAGGAGACGCCGCGGGAGCTCGAGGAGGCCCTGCAGAAGCTCACGGCCCAGGGGATGAAGAGCCTCGTCCTCGACCTGCGCCTGGACACCGGCGGGGGCCTGGCCGCCTCGGTCGAGATCTCGGACCTGTTCCTTCCCCGGGGCGAGCTGATCGTGTCCATGAAGGGCCGCAATCCCTACTTCGACAAGGAGTTCCGGGCCTACGCCGACGGCCAGTACGAGAAGCTGCCCCTGGTCATCCTCATCGACCAGGGCACGGCCAGCGCCTCCGAGATCGTCAGCGGTGCGGTCATGGACCACGATCGGGGCCTCATCGTAGGCGAGGACTCCTGGGGCAAGGGCCTGGTCCAGCAGCTCTTCCCGCTGGCCCCGAACATGGCCGTGGCCCTGACCGTGGCCAAGTACCTGACCCCGAGCGGGCGGTCCATCCAGCGCGATTACAGCCATCTCGACGAATACCTGATGAGCAAGCGCGCCCCCGAGGCCAGCCGCGAGATCCGCTACACCGAGCACGGCCGCAAGGTCCTCGGGCAGGGCGGCATCACCCCCGACTACGCCGTCGATTCCCTGCTCAAGCCGGTCACGGGCCGGCTGCGCCTGAGCGGGATGTTCTTCGCCTACGCCCGGAAGCTCGTTCAGCACCAGACCGACCTCGGCCGGAAGCTGATGCTGCCGCAGGAAGCCCGGGCAGGCGAGCCCGTCTCGGCCGGCAAGATCCGGGTCGGCCAAGCCTTCGTCGTCACCGACGAGGTCGTGGCCGATTTCCGCAAGTACCTCGCCTCCCGCAAGGCGCAATACGACGCGGCGGCGTTCCGCGAGGCCGAGCCGGAGATCCGGCGGGAGATCGAGCGCGAGGTCACCGGGGCCATCTGGGGCGTCGACGCCGGGGTCAAGATCTCGCGGGAGAGCGATCCTGTCGTCCTCAAGGCCATCGAGGTCATGCCCGAAGCGACCCGGCTCCTCGACCGGGAATGA
- a CDS encoding aldehyde dehydrogenase family protein translates to MDGRLIIGNERVETADKLVSVNPATLEPVGEVSVASPDDCGRAVRAAKEAGPAWRRLDPREKRAVFKRAENILARRAPGIGRLIAMEKGSPYPESLSVEVFGALQSLDYYGRGQGRLLRSRRTGHHTPLFFNKAAAFRFDPLGPTLVISPWNFPFLIPFCDTLSALTAGNTVVLRPSTTTPLAALAVGEILVEAGLPPGVFNVVVCRVPEAEAMIVHPDIRSVQFTGSVGVGRRVLELCGRNLTNAALELGGKDPMIVCPDADLERAARGAVWTAFMNCGQSCGSIERVYAAREIAGAFTARVVELARQVRVGDPLEPGVDMGPMANAGQLAVVEEHIADARARGAAVPVGGGRVAGLPGYFIEPTVLTGVDHTMRCMTEETFGPTLPIMAYDGDDEAVALANDSDYGLTASVWTRDRKRAAWFAERLEAGSVTVNDHMYSFVEPRAIWGGIKQTGMGRSHGPFGLLGLVDIKYVDMDFFRKRSQTWWFPYDRSLEGVIEKAIAAFHGQGLGSRLRAVLGLRKEWRRIAATAPLGNYVRALPRIFRK, encoded by the coding sequence ATGGACGGACGTCTGATCATCGGCAACGAGCGCGTCGAGACCGCGGACAAGCTCGTCTCCGTGAACCCGGCCACCCTCGAGCCCGTGGGCGAGGTCTCGGTCGCCTCGCCGGACGACTGCGGGCGGGCCGTCCGGGCCGCCAAAGAGGCCGGCCCGGCCTGGCGCCGTCTCGATCCGCGGGAGAAGCGGGCCGTTTTCAAGCGGGCCGAGAACATCCTGGCCCGGCGGGCCCCCGGGATCGGGCGCCTGATCGCCATGGAAAAGGGCTCGCCCTATCCCGAGTCCCTGTCGGTCGAGGTTTTCGGCGCCCTCCAATCCCTCGATTATTACGGCCGCGGCCAGGGGCGCCTGCTCCGGTCGCGGCGGACCGGCCACCATACCCCCCTGTTCTTCAACAAGGCCGCGGCCTTCCGCTTCGACCCCCTGGGGCCGACCCTCGTCATCTCGCCCTGGAATTTCCCCTTCCTCATCCCCTTCTGCGACACGCTCAGCGCCCTGACCGCGGGCAACACCGTCGTCCTCCGGCCCTCGACGACGACCCCGCTCGCGGCCCTGGCCGTCGGCGAGATCCTGGTCGAGGCCGGCCTGCCGCCCGGCGTTTTCAACGTCGTGGTCTGCCGCGTGCCGGAAGCCGAGGCCATGATCGTCCACCCGGACATCCGGAGCGTCCAGTTCACGGGCAGCGTCGGCGTCGGCCGGCGGGTGCTCGAGCTCTGCGGCCGGAACCTGACCAACGCGGCCCTCGAGCTCGGCGGCAAGGACCCGATGATCGTCTGCCCGGACGCCGACCTCGAACGGGCCGCCCGGGGGGCCGTCTGGACGGCCTTCATGAACTGCGGCCAGAGCTGCGGGTCGATCGAGCGGGTCTACGCCGCCCGGGAGATCGCCGGGGCGTTCACGGCCCGGGTCGTCGAGCTGGCCCGTCAGGTCCGGGTCGGGGATCCCCTCGAGCCCGGCGTCGACATGGGGCCGATGGCCAACGCCGGGCAGCTCGCGGTCGTCGAGGAGCACATCGCCGACGCGCGGGCCAGGGGCGCGGCGGTCCCGGTCGGGGGCGGCCGCGTCGCCGGCCTGCCCGGCTACTTCATCGAGCCGACCGTGCTCACGGGCGTCGATCATACGATGCGCTGCATGACCGAGGAAACGTTCGGCCCGACGCTGCCGATCATGGCCTACGACGGCGACGACGAGGCCGTCGCCCTGGCCAACGACAGCGACTACGGCCTGACCGCCTCGGTCTGGACCCGCGACCGGAAGCGGGCGGCCTGGTTCGCCGAGCGCCTGGAGGCCGGGTCGGTCACCGTCAACGACCACATGTACTCGTTCGTCGAGCCGCGGGCGATCTGGGGCGGCATCAAGCAGACCGGCATGGGCCGGTCGCATGGCCCCTTCGGCCTGCTCGGGCTCGTCGACATCAAGTACGTCGACATGGACTTCTTCCGCAAGAGATCGCAGACCTGGTGGTTCCCCTACGACCGGAGCCTCGAAGGCGTCATCGAGAAGGCCATCGCCGCCTTCCATGGCCAGGGCCTCGGGAGCCGGCTGCGGGCCGTCCTGGGCCTGCGCAAGGAGTGGCGGCGCATCGCGGCCACCGCGCCGCTCGGGAATTACGTCCGGGCCCTGCCGAGGATTTTCAGAAAATGA
- a CDS encoding dCMP deaminase family protein — MRPQRTSKDQYYLGIAKEVSRRSTCFRRSIGAIIVRDDQIISTGYVGAPRKTKDSLEHGFCLRDRLAIPHGQRYELCRSVHAEQNAIINAARAGVSLLGGDMYIYGSEPEGEKPINALPCFICKKMIVNCGLGRVVCSAAGGGAQVFSVEDWIRDWQARDILDDERQYGKD, encoded by the coding sequence ATGAGGCCGCAGAGAACGTCCAAGGACCAGTATTACCTGGGCATCGCCAAGGAGGTCTCGCGCCGGAGCACGTGTTTCCGGCGGTCCATCGGGGCCATCATCGTCCGGGACGACCAGATCATCTCGACGGGCTACGTCGGCGCGCCCCGGAAGACCAAGGACAGCCTCGAGCACGGCTTCTGCCTGCGGGACCGGCTGGCCATCCCCCACGGCCAGCGCTACGAGCTCTGCCGCAGCGTTCACGCCGAGCAGAACGCCATCATCAACGCGGCCCGGGCCGGGGTCAGCCTGCTCGGAGGGGACATGTACATCTACGGCAGCGAGCCGGAGGGCGAGAAGCCGATCAACGCCCTCCCCTGCTTCATCTGCAAGAAGATGATCGTCAACTGCGGCCTCGGCCGGGTCGTCTGCTCGGCGGCCGGGGGCGGGGCCCAGGTCTTCAGCGTCGAGGACTGGATCCGGGATTGGCAGGCCCGCGACATCCTCGACGACGAGCGCCAGTACGGGAAGGACTGA
- the tatC gene encoding twin-arginine translocase subunit TatC, with translation MGLGKGKKSPDEMTFLEHLEDLRKRLFYAILALILGFVPGWIFAKDIFKILARPVTRYLPEGAKLAYTGLTAPFMLYMKVGFLASLFIMSPFIFLQIWYFVAPGLYQKEKKYVIPFVFMTTVFFLLGAAFGYFIVFPWACRFFIQLGSDFQPVIKADDYLGFALKVLLGIAAVFELPTIIYFLAKMGLVTARWMVRNFKYAVLAAFVLAAVITPTPDAITQSIVAVPMILLYGLGILIALVVGRRRDKARRKETEQAG, from the coding sequence ATGGGACTGGGGAAGGGCAAAAAATCTCCTGACGAGATGACCTTCCTCGAGCATCTGGAGGACCTCCGGAAGCGGCTCTTCTACGCCATCCTGGCCCTGATCCTCGGGTTCGTCCCGGGCTGGATCTTCGCCAAGGACATCTTCAAGATCCTGGCCCGGCCGGTGACCCGGTATCTGCCCGAAGGCGCCAAGCTCGCCTACACGGGCCTGACCGCGCCGTTCATGCTCTACATGAAGGTCGGCTTCCTGGCCTCCCTCTTCATCATGTCGCCGTTCATTTTCCTCCAGATCTGGTACTTCGTCGCGCCGGGGCTCTACCAGAAAGAGAAGAAGTACGTCATCCCCTTCGTGTTCATGACGACCGTCTTCTTCCTGCTCGGCGCGGCCTTCGGCTACTTCATCGTCTTCCCCTGGGCCTGCCGCTTCTTCATTCAGCTCGGCTCGGACTTCCAGCCGGTCATCAAGGCCGACGACTATCTGGGCTTCGCTCTCAAGGTCCTCCTCGGCATCGCCGCCGTCTTCGAGCTGCCGACGATCATCTACTTCCTGGCCAAGATGGGCCTGGTCACGGCCCGCTGGATGGTCCGCAACTTCAAGTACGCCGTCCTGGCCGCCTTCGTCCTCGCCGCCGTGATCACGCCCACGCCGGACGCCATCACCCAGAGCATCGTGGCCGTCCCGATGATCCTCCTGTACGGCCTCGGCATCCTGATCGCCCTGGTGGTGGGCCGCCGCCGTGACAAGGCCCGCCGGAAGGAGACGGAGCAGGCCGGCTGA
- the purD gene encoding phosphoribosylamine--glycine ligase — protein MKILIVGSGGREHALAWRIAKSPRVEKIYCAPGNGGTRLVAENVPLAETDIAGLADFAGREKIGLTVVGPEIPLALGLADEFERRGLRVFGPSKKAAEIEGSKVFAKEFMGRHRIPTGRFRVTDDFEQARKILASGEFGFPVVLKADGLAAGKGVVVCATQQKAEETAGEMLVRKKFGTAGRRIVIEEFLRGREVSFIVITDGLRVQPLVTAMDHKAAYDGDKGPNTGGMGAISPSPLMTEKLFDEIMSTVIMPAVTRLLEEGRKFKGVLYAGLMITAEGPKVLEFNGRFGDPETQPQMVRLESDLVDLLEAAVDEDLLRTEVRWSPRPAGCVVVASGGYPLHYEKGKIISGLAEAEAVPGVTVFQAGTKYENGRCVTTGGRVLNVCASDETLGGAMGRIYDACRRIYFEAMYYRRDIGAVKEERT, from the coding sequence GTGAAGATCCTGATCGTCGGGTCCGGCGGCCGCGAGCATGCCCTGGCCTGGCGGATCGCGAAGAGCCCGCGGGTCGAAAAGATCTACTGCGCCCCGGGCAACGGCGGGACGCGGCTCGTGGCCGAGAACGTGCCGCTGGCCGAGACCGACATCGCCGGGCTGGCCGATTTCGCCGGGCGGGAGAAGATCGGCCTGACCGTGGTCGGCCCCGAGATCCCGCTGGCCCTGGGCCTGGCCGACGAGTTCGAGAGGCGGGGCCTGCGCGTCTTCGGCCCGTCGAAGAAGGCGGCCGAGATCGAGGGCAGCAAGGTCTTCGCCAAGGAGTTCATGGGCCGCCACCGCATCCCGACCGGCCGGTTCCGGGTCACCGACGATTTCGAGCAGGCCCGCAAGATCCTGGCCTCGGGCGAGTTCGGCTTTCCCGTCGTCCTCAAGGCCGACGGCCTCGCGGCGGGCAAGGGGGTCGTCGTCTGCGCCACGCAGCAGAAGGCCGAGGAGACGGCCGGCGAGATGCTGGTCCGGAAGAAGTTCGGCACGGCCGGCCGCCGCATCGTCATCGAGGAATTCCTCCGCGGCCGCGAGGTCTCGTTCATCGTCATAACCGACGGCCTGCGGGTCCAGCCCCTGGTGACGGCCATGGACCACAAGGCCGCCTACGACGGCGACAAGGGCCCGAACACCGGCGGCATGGGGGCCATCTCGCCCTCGCCGCTCATGACCGAGAAGCTCTTCGACGAGATCATGTCCACCGTGATCATGCCGGCCGTCACCCGCCTGCTCGAGGAGGGGCGGAAGTTCAAGGGCGTCCTGTACGCCGGGCTGATGATCACCGCCGAGGGGCCGAAGGTGCTCGAGTTCAACGGCCGCTTCGGCGACCCCGAGACCCAGCCCCAGATGGTCCGGCTCGAAAGCGACCTGGTCGACCTGCTGGAGGCGGCCGTCGACGAGGACCTCCTGCGGACCGAGGTCCGCTGGTCGCCCCGGCCCGCGGGCTGCGTCGTCGTGGCCTCGGGCGGCTATCCCCTCCACTACGAGAAAGGCAAGATCATCTCCGGCCTGGCCGAGGCCGAGGCGGTTCCCGGCGTGACGGTCTTTCAGGCCGGGACGAAGTACGAGAACGGCCGCTGCGTGACGACAGGCGGCCGGGTCCTGAACGTCTGCGCTTCGGACGAGACCCTGGGCGGGGCCATG
- the rpiB gene encoding ribose 5-phosphate isomerase B translates to MTIALASDHAGYELKAGIAEYLKARGVDFVDFGCGPGEKVDYVEYGSKAARAVVSGRCDRAILVCGTGLGMAIVANKFKGLRATPCGIEYAAEVSRSHNDSNCLALGGRTQTLELATRLVRIWLETPFEAGRHARRVQMISDLETANFK, encoded by the coding sequence ATGACCATCGCCCTCGCGTCCGACCACGCCGGCTACGAGCTCAAGGCCGGCATCGCCGAGTACCTGAAGGCCCGGGGCGTCGACTTCGTCGACTTCGGCTGCGGCCCGGGCGAAAAAGTGGATTACGTCGAGTACGGGTCGAAGGCCGCCCGGGCCGTCGTTTCCGGCCGATGCGACCGGGCCATCCTCGTCTGCGGCACCGGGCTCGGCATGGCCATCGTGGCTAACAAGTTCAAGGGCCTGCGGGCCACCCCGTGCGGCATCGAATACGCCGCCGAGGTCAGCCGCTCCCATAACGACTCGAACTGCCTGGCCCTGGGCGGCCGCACCCAGACCCTTGAGCTGGCCACCCGCCTGGTGCGGATCTGGCTCGAAACGCCCTTCGAGGCCGGCCGGCACGCCCGGCGGGTCCAGATGATCAGCGACCTAGAGACCGCAAATTTCAAATAA
- a CDS encoding AAA family ATPase: MTVPPRLIGLTGTNGAGKGEAAAYFGTRGYAYHSLSDVIREELARRGEPASRDNLIRTGNDLRRSFGPDVLARRTMAKIGPGERAVIDSIRNLREIEFLRRQEGFLLLAIDAPIELRFARAARRGRDESAGDLETFRKKEGQERAGGAGAQQLEACLAAADRLIVNDGTLAEFQRKLEEVA, from the coding sequence ATGACCGTGCCGCCGCGGCTGATCGGATTGACGGGCACGAACGGGGCCGGCAAGGGCGAGGCCGCTGCCTATTTCGGGACCAGGGGCTACGCCTATCACTCCCTGTCCGACGTCATCCGGGAGGAGCTGGCGCGGCGGGGCGAGCCGGCCAGCCGGGACAACCTCATCCGGACCGGCAACGATCTGCGGCGCAGCTTCGGCCCCGACGTCCTGGCCCGGCGGACGATGGCCAAGATCGGTCCTGGCGAGCGGGCGGTCATCGACAGCATCCGCAACCTGCGCGAGATCGAGTTCCTCCGGCGCCAGGAGGGCTTCCTCCTGCTGGCCATCGACGCGCCGATCGAGCTGCGGTTCGCCCGGGCGGCGCGCCGGGGCCGGGACGAATCGGCCGGCGATCTCGAGACCTTCCGGAAGAAAGAGGGCCAGGAGCGGGCCGGCGGGGCCGGGGCCCAGCAGCTCGAGGCCTGCCTGGCGGCGGCCGACCGCCTGATCGTCAACGACGGGACCCTGGCAGAATTCCAGCGCAAGCTCGAGGAGGTCGCATGA
- the tatB gene encoding Sec-independent protein translocase protein TatB, which produces MFGSLGTEELLLIFVIALLVFGPRKLPEIGRSVGKAMREFKKTSEEIKGRINDEIEASEINDIRKDIQSGVDDLRSGVRSFADDLTAVPDESPKDKGGETKKGSEDHGTGEGQKIS; this is translated from the coding sequence ATGTTCGGCAGCCTTGGAACGGAGGAACTCCTCCTCATCTTTGTCATCGCCTTGCTCGTTTTCGGCCCGAGGAAGCTCCCCGAGATCGGCCGCTCGGTCGGCAAGGCCATGCGCGAGTTCAAGAAGACCTCGGAGGAGATCAAGGGCCGCATCAACGACGAGATCGAGGCCTCGGAGATCAACGACATCCGCAAGGACATCCAGTCCGGGGTCGATGACCTGCGGTCCGGGGTGCGCTCGTTCGCGGACGATCTGACCGCCGTCCCGGACGAGAGCCCCAAGGACAAGGGCGGAGAAACCAAGAAGGGCAGCGAGGATCATGGGACTGGGGAAGGGCAAAAAATCTCCTGA